Proteins encoded by one window of Martelella endophytica:
- a CDS encoding DUF1775 domain-containing protein: MNLFMNRLAWAGAISLVGLSTANAHMTLETGTAAAGSSYKAVVRVPHGCDGAATTEIRVKVPEGYYSVKPMPHAGWTLETVNGPYAETYMNHGTPVSEGVTEVVWTGGNLPDAFYDEFVMSGSLSADIAPETVLTFPTEQLCADGSANHWTGEDGGEPAPKLIVTAVADNDAHASHGEMAHDMDHAMPNGITVGDLDITGAFARATLPGAPVGGGFLTITNKGETNDRLVAASSDAAGDLQLHNMRMDGDVMKMYQMTDGVPVPAHESVTLAPGGMHVMFMQLNGPMVEGSTVDVELTFEKAGTVIVPFPVRGIAAKDAGPEAGMNHGNMDHGQ; this comes from the coding sequence ATGAACCTTTTCATGAACCGCCTCGCGTGGGCAGGTGCGATCAGCCTGGTCGGCCTTTCCACCGCCAATGCCCATATGACGCTCGAGACCGGCACGGCCGCCGCCGGCAGCAGCTACAAGGCCGTCGTCCGCGTGCCGCATGGCTGCGACGGCGCCGCAACGACCGAAATCCGCGTCAAGGTTCCGGAAGGCTATTATAGCGTCAAGCCGATGCCGCATGCCGGCTGGACGCTTGAGACCGTCAACGGTCCCTACGCCGAAACCTACATGAACCACGGCACTCCGGTGAGCGAAGGGGTTACCGAGGTCGTCTGGACAGGCGGCAATCTGCCGGATGCCTTTTACGACGAGTTCGTGATGAGCGGCTCGCTTTCGGCCGATATCGCGCCCGAGACGGTGCTGACTTTTCCGACTGAACAGCTTTGCGCCGATGGCAGCGCCAATCACTGGACCGGCGAAGACGGCGGTGAACCCGCGCCGAAGCTGATCGTGACCGCAGTCGCCGATAACGACGCCCACGCCAGCCATGGCGAGATGGCGCACGACATGGATCATGCCATGCCCAATGGCATTACGGTGGGTGATCTCGACATCACCGGCGCCTTTGCCCGTGCGACCCTTCCGGGCGCTCCGGTGGGCGGCGGCTTCCTCACGATCACCAACAAGGGCGAAACCAATGACCGCCTCGTTGCCGCATCCTCCGATGCCGCCGGCGACCTGCAGCTTCACAACATGCGCATGGATGGCGATGTGATGAAGATGTACCAGATGACCGACGGCGTGCCTGTCCCCGCCCACGAGAGCGTGACGCTTGCCCCCGGCGGCATGCATGTGATGTTCATGCAGCTCAACGGCCCAATGGTCGAGGGCAGCACCGTCGACGTCGAACTGACCTTCGAAAAGGCCGGCACGGTCATCGTGCCGTTCCCCGTCAGGGGCATTGCGGCCAAGGACGCCGGCCCGGAGGCCGGTATGAACCATGGCAACATGGATCACGGCCAATAG
- a CDS encoding winged helix DNA-binding protein: MIALGPVVSSQHLAAGGSPGLSEVEYGLILASHAFSRWMVRCMAAAGLPGLSPIEVLILHSIRHRGREKKLADICHVLDIEDTHVATYAIRKLEAAGLLTSSKRRNEKMVKISDKGAAACDRYAQIRERLLVESTADTRPSEEVLSQLASVLRFMSGAYAQSGRAAATF, translated from the coding sequence TTGATCGCACTTGGCCCGGTCGTCTCGTCACAGCATCTCGCTGCGGGCGGCTCACCGGGATTGTCCGAGGTCGAATACGGTCTGATCCTCGCCTCACATGCCTTTTCGCGCTGGATGGTGCGCTGCATGGCGGCGGCAGGTCTGCCCGGCCTATCGCCCATCGAAGTGCTGATCCTGCACTCGATCCGCCATCGCGGCCGCGAGAAGAAGCTCGCCGACATCTGCCATGTGCTCGACATCGAGGACACCCATGTCGCGACCTATGCGATCCGCAAGCTTGAGGCCGCCGGTCTTTTGACCAGCAGCAAGCGCCGCAACGAGAAGATGGTCAAGATCAGCGACAAGGGCGCAGCCGCCTGCGACCGTTATGCCCAGATCCGCGAGCGGCTTCTCGTCGAATCGACCGCCGACACGCGCCCGTCCGAGGAGGTGCTGTCGCAGCTCGCTTCCGTGCTGCGCTTCATGTCCGGCGCCTATGCCCAGTCCGGCCGCGCCGCGGCGACATTCTGA
- a CDS encoding ABC transporter ATP-binding protein, with amino-acid sequence MSAEHPLLSVENLTVAFGENRVVEELSFSVKPGRTLAIVGESGSGKSITSLSTLRLADMLGAHYPSGRIVFSGDGKETDLLTLSQKRMRAIRGKEIAMIFQEPMTSLNPVYTIGDQIAEVLMLHEEMGRKQALDEAVRLLKMVRLGDAERLVHRYPHQLSGGMRQRVMIAMALACRPKLLIADEPTTALDVTIQAQILAILRDLKARLGMAIIFITHDMGVVAEMADDVIVMRKGRKVEEQSVEGIFENPQHPYTKALLSAVPKLGAMTGEDFPKRLPVTLFDEKGLRTDGETRVQDTARFADKPLLSVKDLVVRFDVKKTLLGRPTHRVHAVEKVTFDIHAGETLALVGESGSGKSTIGRTIQQLQASNSGSVIYDGKPLSAMSAGQKRMLQRKVQYIFQDPFASLDPRRTVGFSISEPIRTHGLLGDEAAIEKRVHALLERVGLSADHARRFPHEFSGGQRQRICIARALASDPELIIADEALSALDVSVQAQIINLFMDLQAERGLAYLFISHDMAVVEQISHRVAVLYLGQVVEFGSRRQVFETPQHAYTQSLLAAVPVADPARRNPVAVNDKEIPSPIRAVGNEPEILVHREINPGHFVAM; translated from the coding sequence GTGAGCGCAGAACACCCGCTGCTGAGCGTCGAAAACCTCACGGTCGCCTTTGGCGAAAACCGCGTGGTCGAGGAGTTGAGCTTTTCGGTAAAACCGGGACGGACACTCGCCATCGTCGGCGAGAGCGGCTCCGGCAAGTCGATCACCTCGCTTTCCACCCTCCGCCTTGCCGACATGCTCGGTGCGCATTATCCGAGCGGGCGCATCGTCTTTTCCGGCGACGGCAAGGAGACCGACCTGCTGACGCTGTCGCAAAAGCGCATGCGCGCGATCCGCGGCAAGGAGATCGCGATGATCTTCCAGGAGCCGATGACCTCGCTCAACCCGGTCTATACGATCGGCGACCAGATTGCCGAAGTGCTGATGCTGCATGAGGAAATGGGCCGCAAACAGGCGCTCGACGAAGCCGTGCGGCTTTTGAAGATGGTCCGCCTCGGTGATGCCGAACGGCTGGTGCACCGCTATCCGCATCAGCTTTCCGGCGGCATGCGCCAGCGCGTGATGATCGCCATGGCGCTTGCCTGCCGGCCGAAACTGCTGATCGCAGACGAGCCGACGACCGCGCTCGATGTCACCATCCAGGCCCAGATCCTGGCGATCCTGCGCGACCTCAAGGCGCGCCTCGGCATGGCGATCATCTTCATCACCCACGATATGGGCGTGGTCGCCGAAATGGCCGACGACGTCATCGTCATGCGCAAGGGGCGCAAGGTCGAGGAGCAATCCGTCGAGGGCATCTTCGAAAACCCGCAGCATCCCTACACCAAGGCGCTGCTTTCGGCCGTGCCGAAGCTTGGCGCGATGACGGGTGAAGATTTTCCGAAGCGCCTGCCCGTTACCCTGTTCGACGAGAAGGGACTGCGCACCGACGGCGAGACCCGCGTCCAGGACACCGCCCGCTTCGCCGACAAGCCGCTGCTTTCGGTCAAGGACCTCGTTGTCCGCTTCGATGTGAAGAAGACCCTGCTCGGCCGCCCGACCCACCGGGTTCACGCGGTCGAAAAGGTCACCTTCGATATCCACGCCGGAGAAACACTGGCGCTGGTCGGCGAAAGCGGCTCGGGCAAATCGACGATCGGCCGCACCATCCAGCAACTGCAGGCATCGAATTCCGGCAGCGTCATCTATGACGGCAAGCCCCTCTCCGCGATGAGCGCCGGGCAAAAACGCATGCTGCAGCGGAAGGTCCAATATATCTTCCAGGATCCCTTCGCCTCGCTCGATCCGCGTCGCACGGTCGGCTTCTCGATTTCCGAACCGATCCGCACTCATGGGCTTCTCGGCGATGAGGCCGCGATTGAAAAGCGCGTCCATGCGCTTCTCGAGCGCGTCGGCCTTTCCGCAGATCACGCCCGCCGTTTCCCGCACGAATTTTCCGGCGGCCAGCGCCAGCGCATCTGCATCGCCCGCGCGCTCGCCTCCGACCCGGAACTGATCATCGCCGACGAAGCGCTGTCGGCGCTCGACGTCTCGGTGCAGGCGCAGATCATCAACCTGTTCATGGACCTGCAGGCCGAACGCGGCCTCGCCTATCTGTTCATCAGCCACGACATGGCCGTGGTCGAACAGATCAGCCACCGCGTCGCCGTGCTCTATCTCGGCCAGGTGGTCGAGTTCGGCAGCCGCCGGCAGGTGTTCGAGACCCCGCAACATGCCTACACGCAGAGCCTGCTCGCCGCCGTTCCGGTGGCCGATCCGGCGCGGCGCAATCCTGTCGCGGTCAATGACAAGGAAATCCCGAGCCCGATCCGGGCCGTGGGCAACGAGCCGGAGATCCTCGTCCACCGCGAGATCAACCCCGGCCATTTCGTCGCAATGTGA
- a CDS encoding ABC transporter substrate-binding protein gives MLKSVFKTTAASALVALAGLAATASPSLADGKMTVAIALDPGSWDPIDTFLVAWGAVGSNIFDGLTYRDENAKLGPGLATSWDVLDDGKRIRFSLREGVTFHDGEPFNADAVKYTFDRLLGDEGAKGPQRANYTSIESVEVIDENTVDFHLTAPDPVLLTKLAGYGAMIVPPKYLEENGDEYFNTHPVGTGPFKFVSYNPKVDLDLEANPDYWGGAPKLSELQYRFIAESATAVAELQAGRVDLMEDLPISMIPVVEGDSKLEVLSTTGPTVYGLRYNTRDGITKDANVRKALTMAVDRATIISSLLGGEASEIASFQSALSFGDDPDLKPLPYDPEGAKKLLEEAGVAPGAEVQIDIRAGNSTMNEVAQAIAAYLQVVGIKATVKPYESSVFLNDIVPQGKTGAMFQQSWGGWTLDYDNTAYLLYHTGEKWNPYGNDTTLDAMLEEQRPMTDVAEREKKLQAIAGYIADQALEMPLYALNSIYGINKRVEGFVPAPDNRIKLNNVSIAE, from the coding sequence ATGCTGAAATCCGTCTTCAAGACCACCGCCGCCTCTGCGCTGGTGGCACTCGCCGGCCTCGCCGCCACCGCCTCCCCCTCGCTTGCCGACGGCAAGATGACCGTCGCGATCGCACTCGATCCCGGCAGCTGGGATCCGATCGATACATTCCTGGTCGCATGGGGCGCCGTCGGCTCCAACATCTTCGACGGCCTGACCTATCGCGACGAGAACGCGAAACTCGGCCCGGGTCTCGCGACAAGCTGGGACGTTCTGGACGATGGCAAACGCATCCGCTTCAGCCTGCGCGAGGGAGTGACCTTCCATGACGGCGAGCCCTTCAATGCCGACGCCGTGAAATACACCTTCGACCGCCTGCTCGGCGATGAAGGTGCCAAGGGCCCGCAGCGCGCCAACTACACCTCGATCGAAAGCGTCGAGGTGATCGACGAGAACACCGTGGACTTCCACCTGACCGCCCCCGATCCAGTGCTGCTCACCAAGCTTGCCGGCTACGGCGCGATGATCGTGCCGCCGAAATATCTCGAGGAAAACGGCGACGAGTATTTCAACACCCATCCCGTCGGCACCGGTCCGTTCAAGTTCGTTTCCTACAATCCGAAGGTCGATCTCGACCTCGAGGCCAACCCGGACTACTGGGGCGGCGCGCCGAAGCTTTCGGAATTGCAGTATCGCTTCATCGCCGAATCCGCCACCGCCGTTGCCGAGCTCCAGGCTGGCCGCGTCGACCTGATGGAAGACCTGCCGATCAGCATGATCCCGGTCGTCGAGGGCGATTCCAAGCTTGAGGTGCTGTCGACCACCGGCCCGACCGTCTATGGCCTGCGCTACAACACCCGCGACGGCATCACCAAGGATGCCAACGTGCGCAAGGCACTGACCATGGCCGTCGATCGCGCCACCATCATCAGTTCGCTGCTTGGTGGCGAGGCGTCGGAAATCGCGAGCTTCCAGAGCGCGCTGTCGTTTGGCGACGATCCGGACCTGAAGCCGCTTCCCTACGATCCGGAAGGCGCGAAGAAGCTGCTTGAGGAAGCGGGCGTTGCGCCCGGTGCCGAGGTGCAGATCGACATCCGTGCCGGCAACTCCACCATGAATGAAGTGGCACAGGCGATTGCCGCCTATCTTCAGGTGGTCGGCATCAAGGCGACCGTGAAGCCTTATGAATCGAGCGTTTTCCTGAACGACATCGTTCCGCAGGGCAAGACCGGTGCGATGTTCCAGCAGAGCTGGGGCGGCTGGACGCTCGACTACGACAACACCGCCTACCTGCTTTACCACACCGGCGAAAAGTGGAACCCCTACGGCAATGACACGACGCTCGATGCCATGCTGGAGGAACAGCGCCCGATGACCGACGTCGCCGAACGCGAGAAGAAGCTGCAGGCGATCGCCGGATACATTGCCGATCAGGCGCTGGAAATGCCGCTCTATGCCCTCAACAGCATCTACGGCATCAACAAGCGGGTCGAAGGCTTCGTTCCGGCGCCGGACAACCGCATCAAGCTCAACAATGTCAGCATCGCCGAATAA
- a CDS encoding ABC transporter permease: MAGFIIKRLLQAIFATLAVTLLVSFAIRLTGDPALMLTQGAGSITEADLERIREALGVNRPFFVQYFEFLKGMVTFDFGRSFLGGTPVSRLIATALPATLALAFWSMLISVVISIPLGIKAATSRGRFADQIIRVLSLVGLSFPNFWLAIMLVLVFGITWNLLPPSGMSDWTSYIMPSVTMGVILTAVNVRLVRTTMLETLNSQYIMVARAKGLSETRVLYKHALRNCAIPLVTYLGLQFGGLLGGIVVVERVFNWPGMGTLAFDAVSARDYPVLQATIMVLSLMIIAVNLLVDIAYGLIDPRIRTE; encoded by the coding sequence ATGGCCGGCTTTATCATCAAGCGCCTGCTCCAGGCCATTTTCGCCACGCTCGCCGTCACGCTGCTGGTCTCCTTCGCCATCCGCCTGACCGGCGATCCGGCGCTGATGCTGACCCAGGGCGCCGGCAGCATCACCGAGGCCGACCTTGAACGGATCCGCGAGGCGCTCGGCGTCAATCGGCCGTTCTTCGTTCAGTATTTCGAGTTCCTGAAGGGCATGGTGACGTTCGATTTCGGCCGTTCCTTCCTTGGCGGCACGCCGGTCTCGAGGTTGATCGCCACAGCACTTCCCGCCACGCTGGCGCTCGCTTTCTGGTCGATGCTGATCTCGGTCGTCATCTCCATACCGCTCGGCATCAAGGCTGCGACCAGCCGGGGCCGGTTCGCCGACCAGATCATCCGGGTGCTTTCGCTCGTCGGCCTGTCCTTCCCGAACTTCTGGCTGGCAATCATGCTGGTGCTGGTCTTCGGCATCACCTGGAACCTTCTGCCGCCCAGCGGCATGAGCGACTGGACGAGCTACATCATGCCCTCGGTCACCATGGGTGTGATCCTGACGGCGGTGAATGTGCGGCTGGTGCGCACCACCATGCTCGAGACGCTGAATTCGCAATACATCATGGTCGCCCGTGCCAAGGGACTGAGCGAGACCCGCGTGCTCTACAAGCACGCGCTGCGCAATTGCGCGATCCCGCTGGTCACCTATCTCGGCCTCCAGTTCGGCGGGCTTCTCGGCGGCATTGTTGTTGTCGAGCGGGTGTTCAACTGGCCGGGCATGGGCACGCTTGCCTTCGATGCCGTCAGCGCCCGCGACTATCCCGTCCTTCAGGCGACGATCATGGTGCTTTCGCTGATGATCATCGCCGTCAACCTTCTGGTCGATATCGCTTACGGGCTGATCGACCCGCGCATCCGCACGGAGTGA
- a CDS encoding ABC transporter permease: MATATTTARRRPRRFGAEFIVGATLVAVIVLAALFANVLFPAGFDRIDLMARLKPPFASLAHPFGTDPLGRDVLARVVAGGRLSLLVGFSSVIGAVIIGVAVGLIAGYYRGITDTLMMRFADVQLALPFILLAITFIAILGGSLLNTIILLIISQWVQYARLVRGQVLALRDREFILSARAIGVKNWRIIVQHLLPNLTGPVIVLMTLNVATNILLESSLTFLGLGVDPTIPTWGGMLAEGRTYLQTAWWVSVFPGLAIMLTVLGLNLLGDWLRDLLDPTGKTSL; the protein is encoded by the coding sequence ATGGCCACAGCAACGACCACAGCCAGAAGAAGGCCCCGGCGTTTCGGCGCGGAGTTCATCGTCGGCGCCACGCTGGTCGCCGTCATCGTTCTCGCGGCGCTGTTTGCCAACGTGCTGTTTCCGGCCGGCTTCGACAGGATCGACCTGATGGCACGGCTGAAGCCGCCATTCGCAAGCCTCGCCCATCCCTTCGGCACGGACCCGCTCGGTCGCGATGTGCTGGCGCGCGTGGTGGCCGGTGGCCGGCTTTCCCTGCTTGTCGGCTTCTCCTCGGTCATCGGGGCGGTGATCATCGGCGTGGCGGTGGGCCTCATCGCCGGCTATTATCGCGGTATCACCGATACGCTGATGATGCGCTTTGCCGATGTGCAGCTGGCGCTTCCCTTCATCCTGCTTGCAATCACCTTCATCGCCATTCTCGGCGGCAGCCTGCTCAACACGATCATCCTGCTGATCATATCGCAATGGGTCCAGTATGCGCGGCTGGTGCGCGGCCAGGTGCTGGCGCTGCGCGACCGCGAATTCATTCTCTCCGCCCGGGCGATCGGTGTGAAGAACTGGCGGATCATCGTTCAGCACCTGCTGCCGAACCTCACCGGCCCGGTCATCGTGCTGATGACGCTCAATGTCGCGACCAACATTCTGCTTGAAAGCAGCCTGACCTTCCTCGGCCTCGGCGTCGACCCGACCATCCCGACCTGGGGCGGGATGCTGGCGGAAGGCCGTACCTATCTGCAGACCGCCTGGTGGGTCAGCGTCTTCCCCGGCCTTGCCATCATGCTGACCGTTCTCGGCCTCAACCTCCTCGGCGACTGGCTGCGCGACCTGCTCGACCCGACCGGAAAGACCTCGCTATGA
- a CDS encoding peptidase M14, translated as MTVIFEETFEPTIDNLVARFADGSAKTVEAWVFADTETRRKAEETLAAKGITARFRSAYKPLVHFFSEDVRTDGLVSAAITYPVHPEAPENRFLLEAYPLSGLLGDTKVSFAPATDGSDLFYTVVLSWSDGRSETKAVFAPNRLHDDFAGEQVLSPTGWLSIDGAEGARLKTDYEALFSRTMQAIAAHRWGDAEPFFEELNITASLPAEDEWLPLSPSDALISLREALHEDFYFSLLEVFQTRSGRPLGDRGLRPGQIVPEIRFAAGPARVRVETRPLNADETDDDAGEAVATAANPFSAARVRRELETIEGEAFAARSRAGRAVSARYHRGSDRPVMISGGQHPNEVTGIAGALRAGLALAERPNVHFTISPLENPDGYAVDNRLRADNPRHMHHAARYTAFGDDLEYRPREAPFETGIRFQAEAISGALLHVNLHGYPAHEWTRPLSGYVPRGFAMWTVPKGFFLIMRHKSGWEEQARTLIDRVTERLGQNRALVDFNARQIDLYIAHSGTPTWPVINGFPVMISVDDRHRVPLTLITEYPDETIYGDAFIQGHTAQLETALGAYEAWQDMVLPEAS; from the coding sequence ATGACCGTGATCTTCGAAGAGACCTTCGAACCGACCATCGACAACCTCGTCGCCCGTTTCGCCGATGGCAGCGCGAAGACCGTCGAGGCATGGGTTTTCGCCGACACCGAAACACGCCGAAAAGCGGAGGAGACACTTGCGGCAAAGGGTATCACCGCCCGGTTCCGCAGCGCCTACAAGCCGCTGGTCCACTTCTTCAGCGAGGACGTCCGGACCGATGGCCTCGTCTCTGCGGCGATCACCTATCCGGTTCACCCCGAAGCGCCCGAAAACCGTTTTCTGCTCGAAGCCTATCCGCTGTCGGGCCTGCTGGGCGACACCAAAGTCTCCTTCGCGCCCGCAACGGATGGAAGCGATCTTTTCTATACCGTCGTGCTGAGCTGGTCCGACGGCCGCAGCGAAACGAAGGCGGTATTCGCGCCGAACCGGCTGCATGACGATTTCGCCGGCGAGCAGGTGCTGTCGCCGACCGGCTGGCTCAGCATCGACGGCGCCGAAGGCGCGCGCCTCAAGACCGATTACGAAGCGCTGTTCTCGCGGACTATGCAGGCCATTGCCGCGCATCGATGGGGAGACGCCGAGCCGTTCTTCGAGGAACTCAACATCACCGCCAGCCTGCCGGCCGAAGACGAATGGCTGCCGCTTTCCCCGAGCGATGCGCTGATCAGCCTGCGCGAGGCCCTGCACGAGGATTTTTACTTTTCGCTTCTGGAGGTATTTCAGACGAGATCGGGCCGCCCGCTCGGCGACCGGGGCCTGAGGCCCGGCCAGATCGTGCCGGAAATCCGCTTCGCTGCCGGTCCCGCAAGGGTGCGGGTGGAAACGCGTCCGCTCAACGCGGACGAGACCGATGATGACGCCGGTGAGGCCGTCGCCACGGCCGCCAATCCGTTCTCCGCAGCCCGCGTGCGAAGGGAACTCGAAACGATCGAGGGCGAAGCCTTCGCCGCCCGCTCGCGTGCCGGCCGCGCCGTCTCGGCCCGTTATCACAGGGGCAGCGACCGGCCGGTGATGATCAGCGGCGGCCAGCATCCAAACGAGGTGACGGGCATTGCCGGCGCGCTGCGGGCCGGCCTTGCGCTCGCCGAACGGCCGAACGTCCACTTCACCATCTCGCCACTCGAAAACCCGGACGGCTATGCGGTCGACAACCGCCTTCGCGCCGACAACCCGCGCCACATGCACCATGCCGCCCGCTACACGGCCTTCGGCGACGATCTCGAATACCGCCCCCGCGAGGCGCCGTTCGAGACCGGCATCCGCTTCCAGGCCGAAGCGATCAGCGGCGCCCTCCTCCACGTCAACCTGCACGGCTATCCGGCGCACGAATGGACCCGGCCGCTTTCGGGCTATGTGCCGCGCGGCTTCGCCATGTGGACCGTGCCCAAGGGCTTCTTCCTGATCATGCGCCACAAGTCCGGCTGGGAGGAACAGGCGCGCACCCTGATCGACAGGGTCACCGAACGCCTTGGGCAAAACCGTGCCCTCGTCGACTTCAATGCCCGCCAGATCGACCTCTACATCGCCCATTCGGGCACACCGACATGGCCTGTGATCAACGGCTTTCCGGTGATGATCTCGGTCGATGACCGCCACCGCGTGCCGCTCACGCTGATCACCGAATATCCCGACGAAACCATCTACGGTGACGCCTTTATCCAGGGCCACACGGCCCAGCTCGAGACGGCGCTCGGCGCCTATGAGGCATGGCAGGATATGGTTTTGCCGGAGGCAAGCTGA